The nucleotide sequence GCTTGACCGCGCAAGATCACCCCGGTAGACTCAAATCCGACAAATACGGTCAAGTATTGGAGGCCTCCGATGAGCGTGCAAGACACCATCAAGCAACAGGTGACGGACAACAAGGTCGTGCTCTACATGAAGGGCTCGCCCGATTTTCCGCAATGCGGATTTTCCGCCCGCGTTGTCCAGGTGCTACGCGCCTGCGGCGTCGACGACATCTACAGCATCGATGTGCTGCAGGATGCGGACATCCGGCAGGGAATCAAGGACTACGCCAACTGGCCGACCATCCCGCAGCTGTACGTCAACGGCGAGCTCGTCGGCGGCTCGGACATCATCACCGAGATGTACCAGTCCGGCGAGCTGCAGAAGCTGCTGACGTAACGCGGATACGCGCGAAGCTCGAGAAAGCCGTCACCCTCGCGCAAGCGGGGTCAGAATAAGCGGACAGTCTGGATTCCCGTTTACACGGGAATGACGCTCTCGCCCTCTCGATCCCACGAAAAATGGCACGCGATGGATCGCTACGGGATCGGCCGCGCGCGCCGATAAGGGCGGCAGGTCAGACGCAGTCGCTCGCGCGTGCGCGGGCGAATCTGGTGTGTCCACGGCGTTTCCCGCGCCGCGAGCCATTCCGGTGAAGCGCAAACTTCGGGGCTGGTCAGGTGATACACCGCGATGTACTTGGACGTGCCCTCGGTGGCGATGAAGCGGCGCGCGCTGAGCACGCCGGGCACTTTGGACAGGTTGGGCAAGTGCTCCTCGTCCATCCAGCGCGCGTAGTCGTCCTCGGCGCCGGGCTCGAGGTTGAATCCCATGAAGAGCAAACCGCCGCAATCGCGCGGTGAAATGACATTGCCCGGCGTGATCTGCTCGCCCGCGAAGCGCAGCACGCGCTGGCACATCGGCATGAGCCGCCGCGTCCACGGCGACGGATTGCGATAGCCGATCGGCAGGTA is from Betaproteobacteria bacterium and encodes:
- the grxD gene encoding Grx4 family monothiol glutaredoxin, which encodes MSVQDTIKQQVTDNKVVLYMKGSPDFPQCGFSARVVQVLRACGVDDIYSIDVLQDADIRQGIKDYANWPTIPQLYVNGELVGGSDIITEMYQSGELQKLLT